The following proteins are encoded in a genomic region of Ictalurus punctatus breed USDA103 chromosome 15, Coco_2.0, whole genome shotgun sequence:
- the dad1 gene encoding dolichyl-diphosphooligosaccharide--protein glycosyltransferase subunit DAD1 → MANSVISVISKFIEEYASSTSAKLKLVDAYLLYILLTGAFQFLYCLLVGTFPFNSFLSGFISCVGSFILAVCLRIQINPQNKAEFLSISPERAFADFLFAHTVLHLVVINFVG, encoded by the exons ATGGCGAATTCTGTGATTTCCGTGATCTCCAAGTTTATAGAGGAGTACGCCAGTAGCACGTCGGCTAAATTAAAGCTAGTAGACGCATATTTGCTGTACATCCTGCTTACAGGCGCTTTCCAGTTTCTTTATTGCCTGCTGGTTGGTACGTTTCCGTTTAACAGCTTCCTGTCCGGCTTCATCTCGTGTGTTGGGTCTTTCATTCTTGCAG TTTGCCTGCGTATCCAGATCAATCCTCAGAACAAAGCCGAGTTCTTATCCATCTCACCGGAACGAGCCTTCGCCGACTTCCTTTTCGCCCACACCGTGCTCCACCTAGTTGTCATCAACTTTGTCGGTTGA
- the LOC108275917 gene encoding (Lyso)-N-acylphosphatidylethanolamine lipase, protein MHDETESDEKLSRSAWWTSWRPTSLSLLKNTETKILDRVQNDLWARFVSLPTQDRIWTLTVTHKSRRDAPKSCSRTPLVMVHGFGGGVGLWIRNLDPLCRSRPVFAFDLLGFGRSSRPRFPLDPAQAEQQSVISIEHWRQALGLEKMILLGHSLGGYLATSYAIQYPERVRHLILVDPWGFKPVPPEGVASLGCPRWVEIIIAMASFFNPLAVVRATGPWGPKLISRVRPDFKRNFEELFQDDTIMEYIYHCNAQSPSGEVGFRAMSVSLLWAKRPMLDRVHLLPPDLPVTLVYGGQSWMDSATGEQVARLRPNSYTHTMVIEGAPHHVYADKPDAFNAVVQSICDTVD, encoded by the exons ATGCATGACGAGACCGAAAGCGATGAAAA ATTATCACGCAGTGCCTGGTGGACCTCTTGGCGTCCAACTTCACTTTCCCTCCTGAAGAACACCGAGACGAAAATCTTAGATC GTGTCCAGAATGATCTGTGGGCTCGTTTTGTCTCCCTGCCGACTCAGGACAGAATCTGGACTCTCACAGTTACTCATAAAAGTCGCAGAGACGCTCCAAAATCAT GCTCGCGGACTCCGCTGGTGATGGTACACGGCTTCGGAGGAGGCGTGGGTCTGTGGATCAGGAACCTGGACCCTTTATGTCGATCGCGTCCAGTCTTTGCCTTTGACCTGCTGGGATTCGGACGCAGCTCTCGTCCTCGCTTCCCACTGGACCCCGCCCAGGCCGAGCAGCAATCCGTCATCTCTATTGAACACTGGAGGCAGGCACTGGGCCTGGAAAAAATGATCCTATTGGGCCACAGCTTAGGGGGTTACCTGGCAACCTCCTATGCCATACAGTATCCTGAGAG AGTTCGTCACCTGATCCTGGTGGATCCATGGGGTTTCAAGCCTGTGCCTCCTGAGGGAGTGGCAAGTCTGGGTTGCCCACGCTGGGTGGAGATCATCATAGCCATGGCATCGTTCTTTAACCCTTTGGCTGTGGTCCGGGCCACTGGGCCATGGG GTCCAAAGTTAATCAGTCGAGTTCGACCAGACTTCAAGAGGAACTTCGAGGAGCTTTTTCAAGACGATACCATTATGGAATACATCTATCACTGCAATGCTCAGAGTCCCAG tGGTGAGGTCGGGTTCAGAGCCATGTCCGTCTCCCTGCTTTGGGCCAAGAGGCCCATGCTGGACCGAGTTCACCTCTTGCCCCCTGACCTCCCAGTGACCCTGGTGTACGGAGGCCAGTCGTGGATGGACAGTGCGACAGGAGAGCAAGTAGCCCGGCTCAGGCCGAACAGCTACACACATACAATG gTTATTGAAGGAGCTCCTCATCATGTTTATGCTGATAAGCCTGATGCTTTCAATGCTGTGGTGCAGAGCATCTGTGACACTGTGGattaa